Proteins from a single region of Candidatus Methylomirabilota bacterium:
- a CDS encoding branched-chain amino acid ABC transporter permease, whose protein sequence is MERSEVRRLYLLAAFLVCAYALPFVVGAWAGTVRFDERWLANLATVVIAGVMQGGVYAMFAVGLTLIFGVMRIINAAHGEMVMLGAYLTWVCFFYLGVDPLLSIVLTLPVAFLFGLAMQKLLLDAVVGQPELTGLLITFGLGLVMIYTVELVFTTDFRTIPYAPGTVQLTSTIAVGQNRVISFVMALVITAAVYVFLQQSRLGKAVRATAVNAEVAMVCGINVRRVYLLTTGLAVALAAAGGALVSIQFGFNPETGVVYTLQAFAIIILGGRGNYVGALIGGLMLAVLENLVSLMVPNGTAMVELASYGLMIFVLLIRPAGLMGLRED, encoded by the coding sequence GTTCGACGAGCGCTGGCTGGCGAACCTGGCCACCGTCGTCATCGCCGGCGTCATGCAGGGCGGCGTCTACGCGATGTTCGCGGTGGGGCTCACGCTGATCTTCGGCGTGATGCGCATCATCAATGCCGCCCACGGCGAGATGGTGATGCTGGGCGCCTACCTCACGTGGGTCTGCTTCTTCTACCTGGGCGTGGACCCGCTCCTGTCCATCGTCCTCACGCTGCCCGTCGCGTTCCTGTTTGGGCTGGCGATGCAGAAGCTCCTGCTCGACGCAGTCGTCGGGCAGCCCGAGCTCACGGGGCTCCTGATCACCTTCGGGCTCGGGCTCGTGATGATCTACACCGTGGAGCTCGTCTTCACCACGGATTTCCGCACGATCCCCTACGCCCCGGGCACGGTCCAGCTCACCTCCACCATCGCCGTCGGCCAGAACCGGGTGATCAGCTTCGTGATGGCGCTGGTCATCACGGCCGCGGTCTACGTGTTCCTCCAGCAGAGCCGGCTGGGCAAGGCCGTCCGCGCCACCGCCGTGAACGCCGAGGTGGCGATGGTGTGCGGGATCAACGTGCGGCGGGTCTACCTGCTCACGACCGGCCTGGCCGTGGCGCTGGCCGCCGCGGGCGGGGCGCTCGTGTCCATCCAGTTCGGGTTCAACCCCGAGACCGGCGTCGTGTACACGCTGCAGGCCTTCGCCATCATCATCCTCGGCGGGCGCGGGAACTACGTGGGCGCGCTCATCGGCGGGCTCATGCTGGCGGTGCTCGAGAACCTCGTGTCCCTCATGGTTCCCAACGGCACCGCGATGGTCGAGCTGGCCTCCTACGGCCTGATGATCTTCGTCCTGCTGATCCGGCCGGCCGGGCTCATGGGCCTGCGGGAGGACTGA
- a CDS encoding branched-chain amino acid ABC transporter permease — translation MGRHEHARNLALLGALGLALGFLPPMLSVYLRSFALFTMMYVVLALSWNIISGFTGYTSFGHVAFYGIGAYACAILVTDYGWPWLPTLAVGALVAAVAAVALGYPVLRLKGPYFAIAMLGAAEGTRVVATVWDGLTHGGLGISLPSAETSLPTYYAMLALMVVTIAVTYAIGHSRFGVRLNAIREDEVAAEALGIDTTLYKLAAFTLSGVFPAVAGGIQAYKVLYIDPPSVFFVQITIAMALMSMLGGKGTVIGPIVGAVILYTVQELTWVNFPTAHLIAYGLFIVLVARFMPRGLVGFAIDRGWARKGMVH, via the coding sequence ATGGGGCGGCACGAGCACGCGCGGAACCTGGCCCTCCTCGGCGCCCTCGGGCTCGCCCTCGGGTTCCTGCCCCCCATGCTCAGCGTGTACCTGCGCTCGTTCGCGCTCTTCACCATGATGTACGTTGTCCTCGCGCTCTCCTGGAATATCATCAGCGGCTTCACCGGCTACACGTCGTTCGGCCACGTGGCCTTCTACGGCATCGGCGCCTACGCCTGCGCCATCCTCGTGACCGACTACGGCTGGCCCTGGCTACCGACGCTCGCGGTGGGCGCGCTGGTGGCGGCGGTGGCCGCGGTGGCACTCGGCTATCCGGTGCTGCGCCTCAAGGGCCCCTACTTCGCCATCGCCATGCTCGGCGCGGCCGAGGGCACCCGCGTCGTCGCCACGGTGTGGGACGGTCTCACCCACGGCGGGCTCGGCATCAGCCTGCCGAGCGCCGAGACCTCGCTGCCGACGTACTATGCGATGCTCGCGCTGATGGTGGTCACCATCGCGGTCACCTACGCGATCGGGCACTCCCGGTTCGGCGTGCGCCTCAACGCGATCCGCGAGGACGAGGTGGCGGCCGAGGCGCTCGGCATCGACACCACACTCTACAAGCTCGCGGCCTTCACGCTCTCGGGCGTGTTCCCGGCTGTGGCGGGCGGCATCCAGGCCTACAAGGTCCTCTACATCGACCCGCCCTCGGTATTCTTCGTGCAGATCACGATCGCGATGGCGCTCATGTCGATGCTCGGCGGCAAGGGCACCGTCATCGGCCCGATCGTCGGCGCCGTGATCCTCTACACGGTGCAGGAGCTCACGTGGGTGAACTTCCCGACCGCCCACCTGATCGCGTATGGGCTCTTCATCGTCCTGGTCGCGCGCTTCATGCCGCGCGGCCTCGTGGGGTTTGCCATCGACCGCGGCTGGGCCAGGAAGGGGATGGTCCACTGA
- a CDS encoding ABC transporter ATP-binding protein, giving the protein MDGCSFAVPRGKISGLIGPNGSGKTTTFNLLTGLASPDGGAVFYRGENLVGLKPHQIFRKGITRTFQITRVFREMTVLENMLSVVGPGVPDRVARARADELIAFVGLTHLRAEYGGRLSYGQQKLLEFARALMTDPDLILLDEPAAGVNRTLLQHLLDHIHRLEAQGKTILIVEHDMNVIMNHCAQIFVLDYGVKIAEGPPAEIRRDERVIEAYFGRRRAAPAR; this is encoded by the coding sequence GTGGACGGGTGCAGCTTCGCCGTGCCGCGGGGAAAAATCTCCGGGCTCATCGGCCCCAACGGGTCGGGCAAGACGACGACGTTCAACCTGCTCACGGGGCTCGCGTCGCCGGACGGCGGCGCCGTGTTCTACCGGGGGGAGAACCTCGTCGGGCTCAAGCCCCACCAGATCTTCCGCAAGGGCATCACGCGGACCTTCCAGATCACCCGCGTCTTCCGGGAGATGACGGTGCTCGAGAATATGCTCTCGGTGGTGGGGCCGGGCGTGCCCGATCGGGTCGCCCGCGCGCGGGCCGACGAGCTGATCGCCTTCGTCGGGCTCACGCACCTCCGCGCCGAGTACGGCGGGCGCCTCTCCTACGGCCAGCAGAAGCTCCTCGAGTTCGCCCGCGCGCTCATGACCGATCCCGACCTCATCCTGCTCGACGAGCCGGCGGCCGGTGTGAACCGCACGCTCCTCCAGCACCTGCTCGACCACATCCACCGGCTCGAGGCGCAGGGCAAGACCATCCTGATCGTCGAGCACGACATGAACGTCATCATGAACCACTGCGCGCAGATCTTCGTGCTGGACTACGGGGTGAAGATCGCCGAGGGGCCGCCCGCCGAGATCCGACGCGACGAGCGGGTCATCGAGGCCTACTTCGGCCGCCGGCGCGCCGCGCCCGCCCGCTGA
- a CDS encoding ABC transporter ATP-binding protein, giving the protein MALLEFRDVEAGYGSIQILHGVSLHVNAGEVVAVVGPNGAGKSTTFKVIMGLITYLRGEIVFDGRSLIGRRPDQILGLGLGYVPQGRVVFGPMTVRENLEMGAYLERDKAKLATSMDYVFSLFPRLGERRRQLAGSLSGGEQQMLAMGRALMMRPRMMMLDEPSLGLSPRFVDDVFDTIVGLARNGLTVMLVEQNAARALEISDRAYVLELGQNRFEGTGQELLENPEVRRMYLGGVT; this is encoded by the coding sequence ATGGCGCTGCTCGAGTTCCGCGACGTCGAGGCCGGCTACGGGTCGATCCAGATCCTGCACGGCGTCTCGCTCCACGTGAACGCGGGCGAGGTGGTGGCGGTGGTCGGCCCGAACGGCGCGGGCAAGTCGACCACCTTCAAGGTGATCATGGGGCTCATCACCTACCTCCGGGGCGAGATCGTGTTCGACGGGCGCAGCCTGATCGGCCGGCGCCCCGACCAGATCCTCGGCCTCGGGCTCGGCTACGTCCCGCAGGGGCGCGTGGTCTTCGGCCCGATGACCGTGCGCGAGAACCTCGAGATGGGGGCCTACCTCGAGCGGGACAAGGCGAAGCTCGCGACGTCCATGGACTACGTCTTCAGCCTCTTTCCCCGGCTCGGCGAGCGGCGCCGCCAGCTCGCCGGCTCGCTGAGCGGCGGCGAGCAGCAGATGCTCGCGATGGGGCGCGCCCTCATGATGCGCCCGAGGATGATGATGCTGGACGAGCCTTCGCTCGGGCTCTCCCCACGCTTCGTCGACGACGTGTTCGACACGATCGTGGGGCTGGCTCGGAACGGGCTCACGGTGATGCTGGTGGAGCAGAACGCGGCGCGTGCGCTCGAGATCTCCGATCGCGCCTACGTCCTGGAGCTCGGGCAGAACCGCTTCGAGGGCACGGGCCAGGAGCTCCTGGAGAATCCCGAGGTCAGGCGCATGTACCTCGGGGGCGTCACTTAG
- a CDS encoding trypsin-like peptidase domain-containing protein, translating to MRRIAASLVVIGLLIVLPIPRPRPLAAQEEISAQEMNRLADALAGRRAARRPSRARGLPDVYQRAARAVPFVIAADGTGSSYVVGIQGTSALLVTNHHVVENPIRLNDDTFVLVVFYDDELAKEEFDLTRVKGCHDTASAWCRAFRGAVRRATIVASDAGQDIAVLMVRNVPAGVERLQHAPLNSVRTGEEVLVVGHPLNLLWTLTTGIVSGVRQSFIQTQAPVNPGNSGGPMMTKEGQVLGVVTARRKDAENINLAIPIAQVESFVARVTK from the coding sequence ATGCGCCGAATCGCTGCGTCGCTCGTCGTCATCGGTCTTCTGATCGTTCTTCCCATCCCGCGGCCGCGTCCGCTGGCGGCTCAGGAAGAGATCAGCGCCCAGGAGATGAACCGCCTCGCGGACGCGCTCGCGGGTCGCCGCGCGGCGCGTCGCCCATCGCGGGCCCGCGGCCTGCCCGACGTCTACCAGCGCGCGGCGCGGGCCGTGCCGTTCGTGATCGCCGCGGACGGCACCGGGAGCTCGTACGTCGTCGGGATTCAGGGGACGTCCGCGCTGCTCGTCACGAATCATCACGTCGTGGAGAATCCGATCCGCCTGAACGACGACACGTTCGTGCTCGTGGTCTTCTACGACGACGAGCTCGCGAAGGAGGAGTTCGACCTCACGCGCGTGAAGGGCTGCCACGACACCGCCAGCGCGTGGTGTCGGGCGTTCCGGGGCGCGGTTCGCCGCGCCACCATCGTCGCGTCCGACGCCGGTCAGGACATCGCGGTCCTGATGGTCCGGAACGTCCCCGCGGGCGTCGAGCGCCTCCAGCACGCGCCCCTCAACAGCGTGCGCACGGGCGAGGAGGTGCTGGTCGTGGGACACCCCCTGAATCTCCTGTGGACGCTCACGACCGGGATCGTCAGCGGCGTGCGGCAGAGCTTCATCCAGACCCAGGCACCGGTGAATCCCGGCAACTCGGGCGGGCCGATGATGACGAAGGAGGGCCAGGTGCTGGGAGTGGTGACCGCCCGCCGGAAGGACGCCGAAAACATCAACCTGGCGATCCCGATCGCCCAGGTGGAGTCCTTCGTCGCGCGCGTGACTAAGTGA